The proteins below come from a single Solea senegalensis isolate Sse05_10M linkage group LG2, IFAPA_SoseM_1, whole genome shotgun sequence genomic window:
- the xirp2a gene encoding xin actin-binding repeat-containing protein 2, with protein METQSGNGEEVASTVSATSGFVSCRPSGPQVETSDDPVLREDLQAAKRIERFDIPLDSLKRMFEKPAAADTNVASIDTSPSKRVMSGSQIEADVSSDQTMASPQDNSLPAGTPDRSRSGHPKERALSTEDQELESVSVKERLAMYQAAVSKKETSTSAAMMDESEASSIPGGLASVKRQFETQEFASSSSQSSVSQFHFQQKSVQEMSSSSEVTVRSSAREVVPTTTILHSQQEVIHDQRFQQNSMAGSYGDHYNETVMLVGGEDLPKVSTQALKQQYEKTIEEAAPAKEIKVDVDFNQFQWGPIHQSSKASAVTSSESSSAVKTATASSVASTTSVAHEVTDHFPPPPSNLLQESQRVSEYAMSSQPHEQVYQQKCTGKEQHFKHKSMAEVKRLYKHIHPEVRKNLEADYLSQLTEAEQKDLQSEEMVGDVQQACYIFENDGNSSSRCSSPDRESVEWEEILKGEVQSMRWMFENKPLDTIKDETPDEDEVRNIAQQEIIAGKDVRHTAWMFETKHMDALGTETTDSTEQSGKLTDLARGDVRTATWLFETQPLDYLNKIYQEDEQEADAVVTKDITGGDVKTARYLFETQHLDSLGKTETIEESHFLNLKSELEEIKGDVKTTTRRFETQPMCVIRGDSGEMLEITTIRKEETEKGDVKTSRWMFETQPLDMISKDPANVKLICGISMEDIQGSVNKGRWLFETRTLDTIKDEEWETSRNQREEIIGADVRKHCQVFETQPMDTLKDNANDQPIPSEDIIGGDVQSAKHLFETVPMENLKELLEVGKLKKMVASEEEKGDVRHQKWVFESQPLENIREEKKEVTRTVNIEELDKGDVINYKERFESMDLSKCEGTQKIQIEGVTSGSVKSNKVLFESTPMYAMQDSSGHYHEVRTVRREEIVKGDVHSCRWMFETHPIDQFDDSINKFQIIKGISKQEIESGDVKTAQWLFETQPLDSIKSFGNFEDEEHKTKEEIEIEKGDVKTCRWLFETQPMDVLYEKVEHNESDVKEVQRGDVKTCTWLFETQTLDNIRDHSESETVLKTCTVKQDDIQGKDVRLARFLFETENLDNITGEDSSSFRRVTEIDVHSGDVSRMKYIFENRSSDIMSSTSKETMQRLKTQQAEDIQRGNVVSNTWMFENQPMDAIHDDVTEAREIRTVTDVQGGDVDKGRFIFETYTLDQIKEKSSETDISKHSNITSIFRDEIEKGDVKNYTMMFESQPLYAIRDKEGHYHEVTTVTKEEIMRGDVVGARWLFETKPLDSIRDSEEVYVIKAVTEEGINTGNVNSARWRFETQPLDEITEEIKVRSKTVADIQGGDVKTNKERFETDEMSQKYIRTVSVSEIQKGDVRSATWMFETRTMDEIHGEGVEYDDLERVTKEEVMKGDVKQSVWLFEKQPLDSIKESDGTELTVTKEEIPQADVKTTTWLFETTPFHEFNESSVEKTEIIGKSIKETLHELYCQKMVDSQGILIETDEIGDVRMAKYKLMNQDCPQIQKEEIIRGDLSNIMMNLLNCRETTERGITIDEEERGHINTTVKQLFNQERGINVEKEEIIHGDIQEAINNLLKNEGSSKRGILIQEDEKGDVRMTIYSLLNKGERASMEKEDIIQGNVSRTLHRLLSNSGGEDSKRIKVGDTERGNVSFYTTCIESGAMDYLTQLQSEYNESQEQVEKEHIIGGDIEETKILLRKNQQQVGRTVAKDDIVPGDVNSTVKVFMTEPTVTYKNLEEKDIVKGDLSAALDSLTQAINQKVVIEKEEVVKGDIPTTLRSLEEAQHQAKEMEKPEIVRGDIRSALESLEKSSTTKTVTVEDLVPGDIKGTLRSLEEAQQAVKELEKEEIVKGDIYTAMQNLHEASNDKKIYQHQVSEQGDVKGTIQLLLEPTMSSKRQRRGSTEGDVKTSIKSLYEGQETMQVEKEEVVKGDVQGAIKCLMQRKQYSNPKRMYSHKKTKVPMKNPLTTKQGEHECVHEAMYDSAGVNPAPAVKNLSQSSESQRHAQRHNESKSVKTQVITQESHSVTVAKTDNTTGASQQKNIKEQKQKALPPQKIQAPKPVMIKTKQMTDNDQTETQAADVKMIKETKISKKMCETKTIKQVQTSVTEKSVTHRQNVKVSEHVSTSQKQTENKALTEKTNIKKKKDDQSDLEVRGKGMIKKGRPEIHFPPPPSSPPPRSESEFSLPPPPSPVSENPTLPSSRPFTMQDSDLPPPPPPPPMESIKSESELFLPPPPPPPPPPPSVGGQDILPPPPSQQELYAMPQPPSVKVGKPISKPLFKVPTQPETQKQPIKVRPKWQKNQPTPPPPPPPTPPTQLPPDQEKTVSAVRKEEAKSQEVKKETIQRIETSKQIQSESTAVSATKTTNIPVVKPVQKEKVFVPPIKLPPPPEPAPAPKARTFARKFKTPLMLAEEKYRLQKEKEDLERSIVTTPTSPPPNMPSSTASAEPMSAQSTEKTMVMQETTEKMEEAKTISKKETLAQLTPAKKTPSQIPMSKPLISVVNKKSGPGSSNVSLEKKQVSKEHLSENILASADSVKKNQTASKHQTVSLSQSHRVVSKAEVESHSNVVTSSVQELSTATSAVQENLQSQASVTVKAKDVKNINVPVTQEGKKSPSLPTKIPKVTPGFKVKTFKIPTDKKEEKSDTVVQKDAMKSDVHLQQEKCCISQKSETKVTQESKHHTSARVEMETEMKVKEKKSQVTSPVKEAGVEVHAKKAKQVHKNETEVTLSPSVTVLMPKVTKITSAATHQGQGQLSVSHSQQSMKAEHVQRHEEVVVMENRAQQNLQKQEAVQMHTRQMKQQAAETNKIQIKVGNSKGEPKFVSVKGVGKMAHTEEACAKEITDSEKCNAMQKLLIQIEELQGAPSKIDTKTVTTIISELAEWVIGLDEKNNLREIAKQQSKKKLKEMLVYVKNIVQTKFRFLEDNLKSVEKQEEEQPSATPPVLPKPDKSVFTAKLSKTGASVSKTEQKVVGEKMSLRGSRVHQDLSEKSDHRVASPLASIRTPSPTFISIESRRVDSPLRVTPSPPPYKSVGTPPPPPRKSYTPTSAFNRATPSPTLSRSEKLIKLRDTTSKLSHGVTPPPPAALPEYFAAEREQSSPFSDWGTPIDEELVDVAEMVDSMKTVRDKKSFFEDAQKAEVIKSYIRKDPIDIPERLGPDAEEGAEAVIIDLMKEDLPKIDLTKLVNRFESPKPKLFSRKEPIVISERLGSDTEDAEAEPHTPKTEEIPTFNVKAIKDVFETGEHSSQAARELREQIERREPESVYCRPADQSETTSVTEQFCSIDDTGNIMREVRSEMHSGSSVTRGNPPSYADVVRGKVPTVDMLPEASSEELLRSFQESWAEGQGVFQNLGFSVTEQRTSQIMTHHQETVMSENSNSRVRTVQGVSEEGLPHGVTDRRQTNLP; from the exons ATGATGGACGAGTCAGAGGCGTCTTCGATACCTGGCGGCCTGGCCAGTGTGAAGAGACAGTTTGAGACTCAGGAGTTTGCCTCGTCGTCCTCACAGTCCAGTGTCAGCCAATTTCATTTCCAGCAGAAATCTGTCCAG GAAATGTCAAGCTCCTCAGAGGTGACAGTGAGAAGCAGTGCCAGAGAAGTCGTCCCCACCACAACCATACTTCACAGTCAGCAAGAG GTGATCCATGATCAAAGATTCCAACAAAACAGCATGGCTGGCAGTTATGGGGATCATTACAATGAAACAG TTATGCTTGTTGGAGGAGAGGACCTACCAAAGGTTTCCACTCAGGCTTTGAAGCAACAGTATGAAAAAACTATTGAGGAAGCGGCACCAGCCAAGGAAATCAAG gtTGATGTCGACTTCAACCAGTTTCAGTGGGGGCCAATACACCAGTCCTCTAAAGCTTCAGCAGTGACAAGCTCTGAATCTTCCTCCGCTGTAAAGACTGCCACTGCATCATCGGTTGCATCTACTACATCAGTGGCTCATGAGGTGACAGACCATTTTCCTCCCCCACCCTCAAACCTGCTGCAGGAATCACAGAGAGTTTCAGAGTATGCTATGTCTTCCCAACCTCATGAACAAGTCTACCAACAGAAGTGCACTGGTAAAGAACAGCACTTCAAACACAAGAGCATGGCCGAAGTGAAGCGCCTCTATAAACATATTCATCCAGAGGTCCGCAAGAACCTCGAAGCGGACTACTTGAGTCAGCTGACTGAAGCCGAACAGAAGGATTTGCAAAGTGAAGAGATGGTGGGTGACGTCCAGCAGGCGtgctacatttttgaaaacgACGGGAACAGTTCAAGTAGATGCTCGAGTCCTGACAGGGAGTCAGTGGAGTGGGAAGAGATCCTCAAAGGAGAAGTGCAGTCCATGCGCTGGATGTTTGAAAACAAGCCACTAGATACCATCAAAGATGAAACCCCAGATGAGGATGAGGTGAGGAATATTGCTCAGCAGGAAATTATTGCTGGCAAAGATGTCAGACACACAGCATGGATGTTTGAAACCAAGCACATGGATGCTCTAGGGACAGAGACAACTGACTCGACTGAGCAGTCAGGAAAATTGACTGATCTTGCGAGAGGAGATGTTCGCACTGCTACATGGCTTTTTGAGACTCAGCCACTCGATTACCTGAATAAGATCTACCAAGAAGATGAGCAGGAGGCAGATGCTGTTGTCACCAAAGACATCACAGGAGGGGATGTCAAAACTGCCAGGTATCTCTTTGAGACCCAGCATCTAGATTCCCTTGGCAAAACAGAAACCATTGAGGAAAGCCACTTTCTGAACCTCAAGTCTGAGCTAGAGGAGATTAAGGGGGATGTGAAAACAACCACTCGCAGGTTTGAGACACAGCCCATGTGTGTCATCAGGGGGGATTCTGGAGAGATGCTGGAGATCACCACAATTCGCAAGGAGGAGACTGAGAAGGGTGATGTGAAGACATCACGGTGGATGTTTGAAACCCAGCCTCTGGATATGATCAGCAAAGACCCTGCAAATGTAAAGCTGATATGTGGTATTTCTATGGAGGACATTCAAGGAAGTGTGAATAAAGGTAGATGGCTTTTTGAGACTAGGACTCTCGACACCATTAAGGATGAGGAATGGGAGACTTCCCGAAATCAAAGAGAAGAAATAATTGGAGCTGATGTAAGAAAACACTGCCAGGTTTTTGAAACCCAGCCCATGGATACTCTAAAGGACAACGCTAATGATCAACCTATACCCTCTGAGGACATTATAGGAGGTGATGTTCAATCAGCAAAACATCTGTTTGAAACAGTCCCCATGGAAAACTTGAAAGAACTCCTGGAAGTGGGAAAACTTAAGAAAATGGTTGCATCTGAAGAAGAAAAGGGTGATGTAAGGCATCAGAAGTGGGTCTTTGAAAGCCAGCCATTGGAGAATataagagaggagaaaaaagaagttACAAGGACTGTGAACATTGAAGAGCTTGATAAAGGAGACGTGATAAACTATAAAGAAAGATTTGAAAGTATGGATTTAAGCAAATGTGAAGGAACACAGAAAATTCAAATTGAAGGTGTCACAAGCGGTTCTGTCAAATCCAACAAAGTTCTTTTTGAATCTACTCCTATGTATGCAATGCAAGACAGCTCTGGCCATTACCATGAGGTGAGGACTGTGAGGCGTGAAGAGATTGTGAAGGGTGATGTACACAGCTGTAGATGGATGTTTGAAACACATCCTATTGATCAATTTGATGACAGCATCAATAAATTTCAGATCATTAAAGGTATATCCAAGCAGGAGATTGAGTCAGGAGACGTTAAAACAGCTCAGTGGTTGTTTGAAACTCAACCACTTGATTCCATAAAATCTTTCGGTAATTTTGAGGATGAAGAGCACAAAACTAAAGAGGAAATTGAGATAGAAAAGGGAGACGTGAAGACTTGTAGGTGGCTCTTTGAGACTCAGCCCATGGATGTCCTGTATGAAAAAGTGGAACACAATGAGTCAGATGTAAAGGAAGTGCAGAGAGGTGACGTCAAAACGTGCACTTGGCTCTTTGAGACCCAGACACTTGACAACATACGTGATCACTCTGAGTCCGAGACCGTTCTGAAAACATGCACCGTAAAACAAGACGACATCCAAGGAAAAGATGTGCGACTTGCTCGCTTCCTCTTTGAAACAGAGAATCTTGACAACATCACAGGCGAGGACAGCAGTTCTTTCAGGAGGGTCACAGAAATTGACGTCCATTCAGGCGATGTCTCGAGGATGAAATACATCTTTGAGAATCGCTCCTCAGACATCATGAGCTCCACCTCCAAGGAGACAATGCAGAGGCTGAAGACGCAGCAGGCCGAGGACATCCAGAGGGGAAATGTGGTCAGTAACACCTGGATGTTTGAGAACCAGCCAATGGATGCCATCCACGATGATGTCACAGAGGCTAGGGAGATTCGTACTGTTACCGATGTTCAGGGAGGTGATGTTGACAAAGGCCGCTTTATTTTTGAGACATACACTCTGGATCAAATTAAAGAGAAATCCAGCGAGACTGACATCTCAAAACACAGTAATATCACAAGTATCTTCAGAGATGAAATAGAAAAGGGAGACGTAAAAAATTACACTATGATGTTTGAATCTCAGCCGCTGTATGCCATCCGTGACAAGGAAGGCCATTATCATGAAGTAACTACAGTTACCAAGGAGGAAATCATGAGAGGGGATGTAGTGGGTGCCCGGTGGCTGTTTGAAACAAAGCCACTGGATTCAATTAGAGATTCCGAGGAGGTCTATGTGATTAAAGCTGTGACAGAGGAAGGTATCAACACAGGAAACGTTAACTCTGCCAGATGGAGATTTGAAACACAGCCTCTGGATGAAattacagaggaaataaaagtcaGGTCAAAAACAGTTGCTGATATTCAAGGTGGTGAtgtgaagacaaacaaagagCGTTTTGAGACTgatgaaatgtcacaaaagtACATCAGAACTGTTAGTGTGAGTGAAATCCAAAAAGGCGATGTGAGATCTGCCACATGGATGTTTGAAACACGCACAATGGATGAGATCCATGGTGAAGGAGTTGAATATGATGATTTGGAGAGAGTGACAAAGGAAGAAGTAATGAAAGGGGATGTCAAACAGTCTGTTTGGCTCTTTGAAAAGCAGCCGCTTGATAGTATCAAAGAGAGTGATGGCACAGAGCTGACAGTGACAAAGGAGGAAATCCCACAGGCCGACGTGAAGACAACAACATGGCTATTTGAGACTACTCCATTCCATGAATTCAATGAGAGCAGTgttgaaaaaacagaaataataggTAAGAGTATCAAAGAGACACTCCATGAGCTATACTGTCAGAAAATGGTGGACTCCCAAGGCATCCTTATTGAGACAGATGAGATTGGTGATGTCCGCATGGCAAAGTATAAACTCATGAATCAGGATTGTCCACAAATCCAAAAAGAAGAGATTATCAGAGGGGATCTAAGCAATATAATGATGAACCTCCTGAACTGTAGGGAGACCACTGAAAGGGGGATAACAATTGATGAGGAGGAGCGGGGGCACATCAACACCACAGTGAAACAGCTGTTCAACCAGGAAAGGGGAATCAATGTCGAAAAAGAGGAAATTATCCATGGTGACATTCAAGAGGCCATAAACAATCTGCTCAAGAATGAAGGCTCCTCCAAGCGTGGTATTCTGATTCAAGAGGATGAGAAAGGAGATGTGAGGATGACTATCTATTCcctgttaaataaaggtgaGAGGGCTAGTATGGAGAAAGAGGATATTATTCAAGGAAATGTCAGCAGAACTCTTCACCGTCTGCTCTCCAATTCAGGCGGAGAAGACTCTAAAAGGATAAAGGTGGGGGACACAGAAAGGGGTAATGTCAGTTTTTACACCACATGCATTGAGTCGGGAGCTATGGATTACCTGACACAGCTTCAGAGTGAGTATAATGAATCCCAGGAACAAGTGGAAAAGGAGCATATCATAGGAGGTGACATTGAAGAGACTAAAATCCTGCTGCGGAAGAATCAGCAGCAGGTTGGTCGCACTGTAGCTAAGGATGACATAGTTCCTGGAGACGTAAACAGCACTGTTAAAGTCTTCATGACAGAGCCTACTGTCACCTACAAAAACCTGGAGGAAAAAGATATCGTTAAAGGTGACCTCAGTGCAGCCTTAGATTCCCTGACCCAAGCTATCAATCAGAAGGTGGTTATAGAGAAAGAGGAGGTGGTGAAGGGAGACATACCGACAACTCTAAGGTCTCTGGAGGAGGCCCAGCATCAAGCCAAAGAAATGGAAAAGCCGGAAATCGTCAGGGGAGACATCAGGAGTGCTCTCGAGTCGCTTGAGAAATCTTCAACTACTAAAACAGTTACAGTTGAAGATTTGGTGCCAGGTGACATCAAAGGGACCCTGAGATCCCTGGAGGAAGCGCAGCAAGCTGTAAAAGAACTGGAGAAAGAGGAGATTGTGAAAGGAGACATCTACACTGCCATGCAAAATTTACATGAAGCCTCAAATGATAAAAAGATTTACCAGCATCAAGTAAGCGAACAAGGTGATGTCAAAGGCACGATCCAGCTTTTGCTTGAGCCGACAATGTCTTCGAAAAGGCAGCGCAGGGGAAGCACAGAGGGAGATGTAAAAACATCTATAAAGTCTCTTTATGAAGGACAGGAGACAATGCAGGTAGAAAAAGAGGAGGTAGTAAAAGGAGATGTGCAAGGGGCAATAAAGTGTTTGATGCAACGAAAACAATATTCAAATCCAAAACGTATGTATTcccacaagaaaacaaaagtgccCATGAAAAATCCATTAACTACAAAGCAAGGGGAGCATGAATGTGTGCATGAAGCAATGTATGATAGTGCAGGAGTCAATCCAGCCCCCGCTGTGAAAAACCTCTCTCAGAGCAGTGAGTCACAGAGGCACGCGCAGAGGCACAACGAAAGCAAATCAGTAAAAACACAGGTAATAACCCAAGAGAGCCACTCAGTTACTGTAGCCAAAACAGATAATACCACAGGGGCCTCTCAGCAGAAGAACATaaaagaacagaaacaaaaagctTTGCCCCCTCAGAAAATACAAGCTCCTAAGCCTGTTATGATAAAGACTAAACAAATGACTGATAATGAtcaaacagagacacaagcaGCTGATGTGAAAATGATAAAGGAGACGAAAATTTCAAAGAAGATGTGCGAAACAAAGACAATCAAGCAGGTGCAGACGTCAGTGACGGAGAAAAGCGTTACCCATAGGCAAAATGTAAAGGTATCAGAACACGTCTCAACATCTCAAAAGCAGACAGAGAATAAGGCTctcactgaaaaaacaaacattaaaaagaagaaggatgaTCAGTCTGACCTTGAAGTGAGAGGGAAGGGGATGATCAAAAAAGGAAGACCAGAAATTCATttcccacctcctccttcttccccACCTCCACGGTCAGAGTCAGAGttttccctccctccaccaCCGTCGCCAGTGTCGGAGAATCCAACATTACCCTCTTCCCGACCTTTTACCATGCAGGACAGTGatctcccaccaccaccacctccacctcccatGGAGAGCATAAAGTCAGAGTCTGaacttttcctccctcctcctcctccacctccacctccaccaccctcAGTAGGTGGACAGGATATTCTCCCTCCGCCCCCCTCGCAGCAAGAGCTTTATGCGATGCCTCAGCCTCCCTCTGTAAAAGTGGGCAAACCCATCAGCAAGCCTTTATTCAAAGTGCCCACACAACCTGAAACGCAGAAGCAACCCATAAAAGTTAGGCCCAAATGGCAGAAAAACCAACCaacgccaccaccaccaccaccaccaacaccaccaacTCAGTTGCCTCCTGATCAAGAAAAAACAGTGTCAGCCGTCCGTAAAGAAGAAGCAAAATCACAAGAagtgaaaaaggaaacaatCCAACGGAttgaaacaagcaaacaaattcAGTCTGAATCAACAGCAGTGTCagcaacaaaaaccacaaacatcCCAGTTGTAAAACCAGTGCAAAAAGAGAAAGTCTTTGTCCCACCCATCAaactgcctcctcctcctgagcctGCTCCAGCTCCCAAGGCTCGAACATTTGCCCGCAAATTTAAAACCCCTCTCATGCTTGCAGAGGAAAAGTATCGCCtacagaaggagaaagaggacCTGGAGAGGAGTATAGTCACAACTCCGACCTCTCCACCACCTAATATGCCCTCCTCTACTGCCAGTGCTGAGCCTATGTCAGCACAGAGTACTGAGAAAACAATGGTTATGCAAGAGACAACAGAAAAGATGGAGGAAGCTAAGacaatttcaaaaaaagaaacattggCACAACTCACACCTGCAAAGAAAACCCCTTCCCAGATTCCCATGAGCAAGCCCTTGATCTCTGTGGTAAATAAGAAATCAGGCCCTGGATCTTCAAACGTGTCCTTAGAAAAAAAGCAGGTTTCAAAAGAGCATCTCTCAGAAAACATACTTGCCTCAGCTGATTCTGTAAAAAAGAATCAAACGGCATCCAAACATCAGactgtttctctttctcagTCTCATCGCGTGGTCTCAAAGGCTGAAGTAGAGTCACATTCAAACGTGGTCACTTCTTCAGTACAGGAGCTCAGCACTGCCACAAGTGCTGTCCAGGAAAATCTTCAAAGCCAGGCTTCTGTCACAGTGAAAGCTAAAGATGTAAAGAATATTAATGTACCTGTGacacaggagggaaaaaagagccCCTCTCTACCTACTAAAATTCCAAAAGTAACTCCAGGTTTTAAGgtgaaaacctttaaaatacCGACAGataagaaagaagagaaaagtgaCACTGTGGTACAAAAGGATGCAATGAAAAGTGACGTGCATTTACAGCAAGAGAAATGTTGCATATCACAGAAAAGTGAGACAAAGGTGACCCAGGAAAGCAAGCATCACACGTCAGCTAGAGTTGAGatggaaacagaaatgaaagtgaaggaaaagaagagTCAGGTGACTTCGCCCGTGAAGGAAGCCGGAGTGGAGGTTCATGCGAAAAAGGCAAAGCAGGTGCACAAAAATGAGACTGAAGTGACGCTGTCACCATCTGTTACTGTGTTAATGCCTAAGGTGACAAAGATAACGTCTGCAGCAACTCATCAAGGACAAGGCCAATTATCTGTCTCCCACAGTCAGCAGAGCATGAAGGCAGAGCACGTTCAAAGGCACGAGGAGGTGGTCGTGATGGAAAACAGGGCACAGCAGAACCTGCAGAAGCAAGAGGCTGTTCAGATGCACACACGGCAGATGAAGCAACAAGCAGCAGAGACGAATAAAATCCAGATAAAGGTTGGAAATTCAAAAGGCGAGCCTAAATTTGTGTCAGTGAAAGGCGTAGGGAAAATGGCCCATACAGAAGAAGCGTGTGCTAAAGAAATCACAGATTCAGAGAAATGTAATGCTATGCAGAAGCTGCTCATTCAAATAGAGGAGCTCCAGGGTGCACCAAGCAAAATAGACACCAAAACTGTCACGACGATTATAAGCGAACTCGCCGAATGGGTGATAGGCTTGGATGAGAAAAATAATCTAAGGGAAATTGCCAAACAGCAAAGTAAGAAAAAGTTGAAGGAGATGTTGGTGTATGTGAAGAATATTGTTCAAACCAAGTTCAGATTTTTGGAGGACAACTTGAAATCTGTTGAAAAGCAGGAAGAGGAGCAACCCTCAGCAACACCGCCTGTGCTTCCAAAACCAGACAAGAGTGTATTCACCGCAAAGTTGTCAAAGACTGGTGCTAGTGTGTCTAAAACTGAGCAGAAAGTGGTCGGAGAGAAAATGTCACTTCGTGGGAGCAGAGTACATCAGGACCTGAGTGAGAAGTCTGATCACAGAGTGGCCTCTCCTTTAGCAAGCATCCGCACGCCATCACCCACTTTCATTAGTATAGAATCCAGGAGGGTGGACTCACCACTCAGAGTGACACCTTCCCCTCCGCCATACAAATCTGTCGGGAcgcctccgcctcctcctcgcAAGTCATACACGCCCACCTCTGCCTTCAACAGGGCGACACCCTCTCCAACCCTGAGCCGCTCAGAAAAGCTGATAAAACTCCGGGACACGACCTCAAAGCTCTCTCACGGCGTCACCCCACCACCTCCTGCAGCACTACCAGAGTATTTTGCTGCAGAAAGAGAGCAATCATCCCCATTTAGTGACTGGGGAACACCCATAGATGAGGAGTTGGTAGATGTAGCAGAGATGGTGGACTCCATGAAAACAGTCAGGGACAAGAAGTCTTTCTTTGAAGATGCTCAAAAAGCTGAGGTGATCAAGAGTTACATTCGGAAGGATCCCATAGATATTCCCGAACGTCTGGGACCTGATGCTGAGGAGGGCGCCGAAGCTGTGATTATAGATCTCATGAAGGAGGATCTTCCAAAAATTGACCTAACTAAACTGGTGAACAGATTTGAGTCTCCAAAACCAAAATTGTTTTCCAGGAAGGAACCCATTGTCATTTCAGAAAGGCTTGGGAGCGATACAGAGGACGCAGAGGCGGAACCACATACTCCAAAAACTGAAGAAATCCCTACGTTTAACGTCAAAGCGATAAAGGATGTGTTTGAGACAGGAGAGCACAGCTCACAGGCGGCACGAGAGCTGAGGGAACAAATAGAAAGAAGAGAACCAGAGTCGGTTTATTGCAGGCCAGCGGATCAGTCTGAAACCACATCAGTCACCGAGCAATTCTGCAGCATTGACGACACCGGAAATATAATGAGGGAGGTAAGGAGTGAGATGCATTCTGGGAGCTCTGTGACCCGTGGCAACCCTCCGTCCTATGCTGACGTGGTGAGAGGCAAGGTTCCAACAGTGGACATGCTCCCCGAGGCCTCCAGCGAGGAACTGCTCAGAAGCTTCCAGGAGTCATGGGCTGAGGGCCAAGGAGTTTTCCAGAACCTGGGATTCAGTGTCACGGAGCAAAGGACCTCGCAGATCATGACCCACCACCAGGAGACTGTCATGTCGG AAAACTCGAATTCCAGAGTCCGAACTGTGCAGGGTGTGTCGGAAGAGGGTCTACCCCATGGAGTCACTGATCGCAGACAAACAAACCTTCCATAG